One Brachyspira pilosicoli P43/6/78 genomic window carries:
- the purC gene encoding phosphoribosylaminoimidazolesuccinocarboxamide synthase translates to MIYEGKAKKVYSTDNADEIIVYYKDDATAFNGEKKGSIKDKGVMNNEITTLLFKMLEKNGVKTHFIEKLSDREQLCQKVKIFPLEVIVRNLIAGSMAKRLGIEEGTVPPNTIFEICYKNDAYGDPLINDHHAVALNLATYDELKYIYEVTSKVNNLLKEALDKIGITLVDFKVEFGKNSKGEILLADEITPDTCRFWDKATGKKLDKDRFRRDLGSIEEAYIEVLNRLNNM, encoded by the coding sequence ATGATTTATGAAGGTAAAGCAAAGAAAGTTTATTCTACTGATAATGCTGATGAAATAATAGTTTATTACAAAGATGATGCCACAGCTTTTAACGGCGAGAAAAAAGGCTCTATAAAAGATAAAGGCGTTATGAATAATGAAATTACTACTTTACTCTTTAAAATGTTGGAGAAGAATGGTGTTAAGACGCATTTTATAGAAAAGTTATCTGACAGAGAACAGCTTTGCCAGAAAGTAAAAATATTTCCATTGGAAGTGATAGTAAGAAACTTAATAGCAGGTTCTATGGCTAAAAGACTTGGCATAGAAGAAGGTACAGTTCCTCCTAATACTATTTTTGAAATATGCTATAAAAATGATGCATACGGCGACCCTCTTATTAATGACCATCATGCTGTTGCTTTAAATCTTGCTACTTATGATGAATTAAAATATATATATGAAGTAACTTCTAAAGTAAATAATTTATTAAAAGAAGCTTTAGATAAAATAGGCATTACTTTGGTAGATTTTAAAGTAGAGTTTGGTAAGAACTCAAAAGGTGAAATACTTTTAGCAGATGAAATTACACCTGATACTTGCCGTTTCTGGGATAAGGCTACTGGAAAAAAATTAGATAAAGATAGATTTAGAAGAGATTTGGGTTCTATAGAAGAAGCTTATATAGAAGTATTAAACAGACTTAATAATATGTAA
- a CDS encoding late competence development ComFB family protein, with protein sequence MYLVNLMEQKVSKLADAYLQKKNIPVNSNMRMDIIAYTLNRVKPEYVTSARGVLYSYKDPIEDNKEVLNIISQACEVVTKRRESNASDTIPVIEESGYYITYPSIMGNLFASNNTDRIESAKVYMFSNNALLKGYGVNFPNPAIVAKNVAGKYMFCFMPQKTDSNKKIDVNLDIVVEAENYQKFKSSLTFTVQPEYYNAGDMPLFSVEEVNDISLIENK encoded by the coding sequence ATGTACTTAGTAAACCTAATGGAACAGAAAGTTTCTAAGTTGGCAGATGCATATTTACAAAAGAAAAATATTCCAGTTAATAGCAATATGCGTATGGATATTATTGCATATACATTAAATAGAGTAAAACCAGAATATGTTACAAGTGCTAGAGGTGTATTATACAGTTATAAAGACCCTATAGAAGATAATAAAGAAGTTTTAAATATTATCTCTCAAGCTTGTGAGGTTGTTACAAAAAGAAGAGAGAGCAATGCTTCAGATACTATACCTGTTATAGAAGAAAGCGGTTATTATATTACTTATCCTAGTATAATGGGTAATTTATTTGCTTCTAATAATACTGACAGAATAGAGAGTGCTAAGGTTTATATGTTCAGCAATAATGCTTTATTAAAAGGATATGGAGTTAATTTTCCTAATCCTGCTATAGTTGCTAAAAATGTTGCTGGTAAATATATGTTTTGTTTTATGCCGCAAAAAACAGATTCTAATAAAAAGATAGATGTTAATTTGGATATAGTAGTAGAAGCTGAGAATTATCAGAAGTTTAAGAGTTCTTTAACTTTTACTGTACAGCCTGAATATTATAATGCAGGAGACATGCCATTATTTTCAGTTGAAGAAGTTAATGATATATCACTTATAGAAAATAAATAA
- the pfkB gene encoding 1-phosphofructokinase codes for MIYTLTLNPAVDYYIDMESFEEGDLNKVNNAYTLAGGKGINVSKVLKNFNIESTALGFCGGFTGDYIKKDIKECGIKENFIYLEEATRINIKLKTSKSESEIAGKSPNISKEKVHELLNYIKNNIKENDILVLSGSVPNSIESSIYKDIISNANKNIKVILDARDEAFKIGLREKVFLTKPNKKELGEYFNKKIESTDDIIKYARELIKDGSKNVIVSLGKDGSVLVTENEVYIGNAPKGKLISSVGAGDSMVAGIVYGLSNNLSIVDSYKYAIASGSSTACSEMLTTFENMNKFLEKVEIKKIN; via the coding sequence ATGATATATACTTTAACATTAAATCCTGCTGTTGACTATTATATAGACATGGAAAGCTTTGAAGAGGGAGATTTAAACAAAGTGAATAATGCCTATACATTGGCAGGAGGTAAGGGAATAAATGTTTCTAAGGTTTTAAAAAATTTTAATATTGAATCTACTGCATTAGGTTTTTGCGGCGGATTTACTGGGGATTATATAAAAAAAGATATTAAAGAATGCGGCATTAAAGAAAATTTTATTTATTTAGAAGAAGCTACAAGAATAAATATTAAATTAAAAACAAGTAAGTCAGAAAGTGAAATAGCAGGCAAATCTCCAAATATATCAAAAGAAAAAGTTCATGAACTATTAAACTATATAAAAAATAATATAAAAGAAAATGATATATTAGTTTTATCTGGAAGCGTTCCTAATTCTATTGAAAGCAGTATATATAAAGATATTATATCAAATGCAAATAAAAATATAAAAGTGATATTAGATGCTAGAGACGAGGCATTTAAAATAGGATTAAGAGAAAAAGTATTTCTCACAAAACCTAATAAAAAAGAGTTAGGTGAATATTTTAATAAAAAAATAGAATCAACAGATGACATCATAAAATATGCTAGAGAATTAATAAAAGACGGAAGTAAAAATGTGATAGTATCTTTAGGAAAAGATGGTTCTGTATTAGTAACAGAAAATGAAGTTTATATAGGAAATGCTCCTAAAGGAAAATTAATAAGTTCTGTAGGTGCTGGAGATTCTATGGTTGCTGGTATAGTTTATGGATTAAGCAATAATTTAAGTATAGTTGATTCTTATAAATATGCTATAGCAAGCGGAAGCTCTACTGCATGTTCTGAAATGTTAACTACATTTGAAAATATGAATAAGTTTTTAGAAAAAGTTGAAATAAAAAAAATTAATTAA
- a CDS encoding TetR/AcrR family transcriptional regulator, with translation MIEEKKKDLRIIKTQKLLKQSLLELFKTHSFNDITVTEICEKSMINRVTFYDHYNNKEELLNSIIEDIKEDIIKELRDDNLIYNFKKNYRKIIEKIINYFDNNKQYFNTSLVNYNNTLLFISLLHKILLGYLNEWLKDEENIVIQEFISGGLVSIIYHWIKEDKNIDKNILINNICKLLEKSLK, from the coding sequence ATGATAGAAGAAAAGAAAAAAGATTTGAGAATAATAAAAACTCAAAAATTATTAAAACAATCTTTACTCGAACTTTTTAAAACTCACTCTTTTAATGATATCACAGTTACAGAAATATGCGAAAAATCTATGATTAATAGAGTTACCTTTTATGACCACTACAATAATAAAGAAGAACTTTTAAATAGCATCATAGAAGATATAAAAGAAGATATTATAAAAGAATTGAGAGATGATAATTTAATTTATAATTTTAAAAAGAACTACAGGAAAATAATAGAGAAAATAATAAACTATTTTGATAACAACAAACAATATTTTAATACTTCATTAGTTAATTATAACAATACTCTTTTATTTATATCTCTTCTTCATAAGATTTTATTGGGATATTTAAATGAATGGTTAAAAGATGAGGAGAATATAGTAATACAGGAGTTTATATCTGGAGGATTAGTTTCCATAATATATCATTGGATAAAGGAAGATAAGAATATAGATAAAAATATTTTAATTAATAATATATGTAAGCTATTAGAGAAGAGTTTAAAATAG
- a CDS encoding DeoR/GlpR family DNA-binding transcription regulator, producing the protein MLKVSRYELILEVIREKRNIKVEELIERLNVSEATIRRDLSFLEKAGKIRRVHGGAILVDTQEESLLYKKEIYSEEKERIGKFAASLVKSGNIIYLDAGTSVSAMIKYLSGIENIKVVTNGLNHIEELCNKKIESYLIGGKMKMLTGALVGASAVLYLKSFNFDLAFMGANGVDVNGYSTPDNEEALIKNEAASKAKKTYFLCDESKLNKNSLMNFFNLEDSYLITNAKEINENIKRKLKGLYIVN; encoded by the coding sequence ATGTTAAAAGTAAGCAGATATGAATTGATATTAGAAGTTATAAGAGAGAAGAGAAATATAAAAGTAGAAGAACTAATTGAGAGGCTAAATGTATCAGAGGCTACAATAAGACGCGATTTAAGTTTTCTTGAAAAGGCAGGAAAAATAAGAAGAGTTCATGGCGGTGCAATATTAGTTGATACACAGGAAGAGAGCTTATTATACAAAAAAGAAATATACTCTGAAGAAAAGGAAAGGATAGGAAAGTTTGCTGCTTCATTAGTAAAAAGCGGAAATATTATATATTTAGATGCTGGTACAAGTGTTTCTGCTATGATTAAATATTTATCTGGAATAGAAAATATAAAAGTAGTAACTAACGGATTAAACCATATAGAAGAGCTTTGCAACAAAAAAATAGAGAGTTATTTAATTGGCGGAAAAATGAAAATGCTTACTGGGGCTTTAGTAGGTGCAAGTGCTGTTTTATATCTAAAAAGTTTTAATTTTGATTTAGCATTTATGGGGGCAAATGGAGTAGATGTGAATGGGTATTCTACTCCTGATAATGAGGAGGCTTTGATAAAAAATGAGGCTGCTTCAAAGGCAAAGAAAACTTATTTCTTATGCGATGAATCAAAATTAAATAAAAACAGTTTAATGAATTTTTTCAATTTGGAAGATTCTTATTTAATAACAAATGCTAAAGAAATAAATGAAAATATAAAAAGAAAATTAAAAGGATTATATATTGTTAATTAA
- a CDS encoding leucyl aminopeptidase family protein: MKLKHTNNFIKKDTVAIFVKVEKEKPKVCTFNDEYIKLFNSLVKDKYYTISTPFAFAFSSNTRVIYITYKEVKNYIYETWKNAGASLISIMNQLHISDIEVDMAELFAEIGSQESYIQFCLGMFLASYSFNYHLGEKRLKEKNNINNILLVSDHKKDTENAINIASNISEHICWARDMVNEPSNVINSLTFIDRAKKIAEKKKITVSILDEKQLKSLKMNGILGVNAGSKNPPRLLCMQYKKAKAKKNIVLVGKGITFDTGGMSLKPADSMLGMKDDMAGAAAVSGALFLAADMNLDANVTAICPLTDNKTGSGAINPGDILKMYNGVTVEVVNTDAEGRLILADALAYGIDKYKPDYIIDIATLTGACSIALGRHATGLLSTDDKLSRAIKDAGDDTYERVWELPMFDEYKEQIKSDVADIKNTGGRNAGTITAAQFLSYFTEGTKWAHLDIACTSISDSNDKYLTKGATGVGVYLLEKTIEKLIEIN, from the coding sequence ATGAAACTCAAACATACAAACAATTTTATAAAAAAAGATACAGTTGCAATCTTTGTTAAGGTTGAAAAAGAGAAGCCTAAAGTTTGTACATTTAATGATGAGTATATAAAACTATTTAACAGTTTAGTAAAAGACAAATATTATACTATATCAACTCCATTTGCATTTGCTTTTTCTAGTAATACTAGAGTAATTTATATTACTTACAAAGAAGTGAAAAATTATATTTATGAAACTTGGAAAAATGCAGGAGCTTCTTTAATAAGCATAATGAATCAGCTTCATATATCTGATATAGAAGTGGATATGGCAGAATTATTTGCTGAAATTGGTTCTCAGGAATCTTATATACAATTTTGTTTAGGAATGTTTTTAGCTTCTTATAGTTTTAATTATCATCTTGGCGAGAAGAGACTTAAAGAGAAAAACAATATTAATAATATTTTACTTGTTTCTGACCATAAAAAAGATACAGAGAATGCTATTAATATTGCTTCTAATATATCTGAGCATATTTGCTGGGCTAGAGATATGGTTAATGAGCCTAGCAATGTTATTAATTCTTTAACTTTTATAGATAGAGCAAAAAAGATTGCTGAGAAGAAAAAAATCACTGTTTCTATATTAGATGAAAAGCAATTAAAGTCATTAAAGATGAATGGAATATTAGGTGTTAATGCTGGAAGCAAGAATCCTCCAAGACTTCTTTGTATGCAATATAAAAAAGCTAAGGCTAAAAAGAATATAGTACTAGTTGGTAAGGGTATAACATTTGATACTGGCGGAATGAGTTTGAAGCCTGCTGACAGCATGCTTGGAATGAAAGATGATATGGCTGGTGCTGCTGCAGTTTCTGGAGCTTTATTTTTGGCTGCTGATATGAATCTTGATGCTAATGTTACTGCTATTTGTCCATTAACAGACAACAAAACAGGAAGCGGTGCTATTAACCCAGGAGACATATTAAAGATGTATAATGGTGTTACTGTTGAGGTTGTTAATACTGATGCTGAGGGAAGATTAATACTTGCTGATGCTCTTGCTTATGGAATAGATAAATATAAACCTGATTATATAATAGATATTGCTACATTAACAGGTGCTTGTTCTATAGCTTTAGGAAGACATGCTACAGGACTTCTTTCTACAGATGATAAATTGTCAAGAGCTATTAAAGATGCTGGTGATGATACTTATGAAAGAGTATGGGAGCTTCCTATGTTTGATGAGTATAAAGAGCAAATAAAATCTGATGTTGCAGATATTAAAAACACTGGCGGAAGAAATGCCGGCACTATCACTGCAGCACAATTTCTTTCATACTTCACTGAAGGAACTAAATGGGCTCACTTGGATATAGCTTGCACTTCTATATCTGATTCTAATGATAAATATTTAACTAAAGGTGCTACTGGTGTTGGAGTTTATTTATTAGAAAAAACAATTGAGAAGTTAATAGAAATTAATTAA
- a CDS encoding amino acid ABC transporter ATP-binding/permease protein yields MRRSGIKIMAQLIGLIAPLMHVMILAITTGVLGFLCAISITILGGYAILTFLGLNNFFTIKTIFITVLVLAALRGLLHYVEQLSNHFIAFKLLALIRDKVFKALRKLSPAKLEGRDKGNLIALITSDIELLEVFYAHTISPIAIGVLTSMIMTIFIGSFNIILGAIALLGYFTIGFVIPYFSSKFGKNAGMEYRNNFGKLNSYFLDSLWGIKEILQFGYGEKRIQAIENKTDDLMDLNKKLKHYEGIISGLTTSAVSLFTLAILVVSVLISKDKNFSNILIPTIAMASSFGPVIALSNLSNNLFMTLASGERILNLLNEKPIIEEVYDGESILEFNGLECENVCFDYEGEEILNDYNLQIEPNKIIGISGKSGSGKSTLLKLFMRFWDIKKGSLKISGSNIKDINTDSLRDLESYVTQETSIFKDTIENNIKIADKNATREEVIEACKKASLHDFIMSLPNGYDTNVGELGDTLSGGEKQRIGIARSFLHKAPFMLLDEPTSNLDSLNEAVILKSVKDNSKDRTVVLVSHRLSTLNIADKVYKMKTDRVS; encoded by the coding sequence ATGCGAAGAAGCGGTATTAAAATTATGGCACAATTAATCGGGCTAATTGCTCCTCTTATGCATGTTATGATATTGGCAATAACTACAGGAGTTTTAGGATTCTTGTGTGCTATATCTATAACAATACTTGGCGGATATGCAATATTAACTTTTTTGGGGTTAAATAATTTCTTTACAATAAAAACAATATTCATTACTGTTTTGGTGCTTGCAGCCTTAAGAGGTTTGCTTCACTATGTTGAACAGCTAAGCAATCATTTTATAGCTTTTAAATTGCTTGCTCTTATTAGAGATAAAGTTTTTAAGGCTTTAAGAAAATTATCACCTGCAAAACTTGAAGGAAGAGATAAAGGAAATTTAATAGCACTCATCACAAGCGATATTGAACTTCTTGAAGTGTTTTATGCTCATACAATTTCACCAATAGCTATAGGAGTATTAACTTCAATGATTATGACAATATTTATAGGAAGTTTTAATATTATCTTAGGGGCTATTGCATTATTAGGATATTTTACTATAGGTTTTGTAATTCCTTATTTTTCATCAAAGTTTGGAAAAAATGCTGGAATGGAATATAGAAATAATTTTGGTAAATTAAACAGCTATTTTCTTGACAGTTTATGGGGAATAAAAGAGATACTTCAATTTGGATACGGTGAAAAAAGAATACAAGCAATAGAAAATAAAACTGATGACTTAATGGATTTAAATAAAAAACTAAAACACTATGAAGGCATAATATCAGGACTTACCACTTCAGCAGTATCATTATTTACATTAGCTATTCTTGTTGTGAGTGTATTAATATCAAAAGACAAAAATTTCTCTAACATATTAATACCTACTATAGCAATGGCAAGTTCTTTCGGACCTGTGATAGCATTGAGTAATTTATCAAACAATTTATTTATGACATTGGCAAGCGGAGAGAGAATATTAAATTTACTTAATGAAAAACCAATTATTGAAGAAGTTTATGATGGTGAGAGTATTTTAGAGTTTAATGGGCTTGAATGCGAGAATGTATGCTTTGATTATGAAGGCGAAGAAATATTAAATGATTACAACTTACAAATAGAGCCTAATAAGATAATAGGAATAAGCGGAAAAAGCGGAAGCGGTAAATCAACACTTTTAAAACTTTTTATGCGATTTTGGGATATAAAAAAAGGAAGCTTAAAAATATCTGGCTCTAATATAAAAGATATTAATACTGATTCTCTTAGAGATTTAGAAAGCTATGTAACACAAGAGACTTCAATATTTAAAGACACCATAGAAAACAATATAAAAATAGCAGATAAAAATGCCACAAGAGAAGAGGTTATTGAAGCATGCAAAAAGGCATCATTACATGACTTTATAATGAGTCTTCCAAATGGATATGATACTAATGTAGGAGAACTTGGAGATACTTTATCTGGCGGAGAAAAACAACGTATTGGCATAGCTAGAAGTTTTTTACACAAGGCACCATTCATGCTTCTTGATGAGCCTACAAGCAATCTTGATAGTTTAAATGAAGCTGTTATATTAAAATCTGTAAAAGATAATAGTAAAGATAGAACCGTTGTTTTGGTATCGCATAGACTCTCTACGCTTAATATAGCTGACAAAGTGTATAAGATGAAAACAGACAGAGTGAGTTAA
- a CDS encoding ABC transporter ATP-binding protein/permease, producing the protein MINKRLIALMGEAKKYIAWHVIIQLANLALNIAAIFFMADIIQKAYQKNITKEDIITLCIAFLVIIVLRFRFNILLSQMSYYASGRVKQTLREKMYSKLLTLGSRYKEKFSTSEIVQISMEGVDQLETYFGRYLPQFFYSMIAPIVLFCVLSTISIKSAVILLICVPLIPLSIVAIVQIAKKILKKYWGSYSDLGEIFLEDVQGLTTLKIYKADEKKNEEMNIEAEKFRIATMNLLFMQLNSTTIMDIIAYGGAALGVIISILEYIKGNINLAGTFTIIMLSAEFFIPLRLLGSFFHIAMNGISASDKMFEILDMPEDKNRVNKINKDNEEIIFNNVSFAYNEDKTILKNINLNIKEKSFVSIVGVSGSGKSTIAGLISLKNENYKGSIKIGDIELSTIEKDDLYKKIVVVDHNSYLFEGTVYDNLKMAGSTITERKMNEALKKVELYDFLQTEDGLNTKIMEKASNLSGGQKQRLALARAILFNADIYIFDEATSNVDVESEESIMEIIRDIAKEKTVILISHRLYNCIPSDKIYFLKDGVIEEEGTHNELMSINGEYARIFNEQTNLESITKGESLSIAI; encoded by the coding sequence TATTATACAAAAAGCATATCAAAAAAATATAACTAAAGAAGATATTATAACATTATGTATTGCTTTTCTTGTTATAATAGTATTAAGATTTAGATTTAATATTTTATTATCGCAAATGTCATATTATGCTTCTGGCAGAGTAAAACAAACTTTAAGAGAGAAAATGTACTCAAAACTTCTTACGCTTGGAAGCAGATACAAAGAAAAATTTTCAACAAGCGAAATTGTTCAAATATCAATGGAAGGTGTTGATCAATTAGAAACTTATTTTGGACGTTACTTGCCTCAATTCTTTTATAGTATGATAGCTCCTATTGTGCTTTTTTGTGTGCTTTCTACTATAAGTATAAAATCAGCTGTTATACTTTTAATATGTGTTCCTCTTATACCTTTATCAATAGTTGCTATAGTGCAAATTGCTAAGAAAATATTAAAAAAATACTGGGGAAGCTATAGCGATTTGGGAGAGATATTTTTAGAAGATGTACAGGGACTTACCACTTTAAAAATATATAAGGCCGATGAAAAGAAAAATGAAGAGATGAATATAGAAGCAGAAAAGTTTAGAATTGCTACGATGAATCTACTATTTATGCAATTAAACTCCACAACTATAATGGACATAATCGCATACGGCGGAGCTGCTTTGGGAGTGATAATATCTATACTTGAATATATAAAAGGAAACATTAACCTTGCAGGCACATTCACTATAATAATGCTTTCTGCAGAGTTTTTTATCCCTTTAAGGCTTTTGGGTTCATTCTTCCACATAGCTATGAATGGAATATCTGCAAGCGACAAGATGTTTGAAATACTTGATATGCCTGAAGACAAAAACAGAGTAAACAAAATAAATAAAGATAATGAAGAGATTATTTTTAACAATGTAAGTTTTGCCTACAACGAAGATAAAACCATATTAAAAAATATAAATCTCAATATCAAAGAAAAATCATTTGTTTCTATAGTAGGGGTTTCTGGTTCTGGAAAAAGCACCATTGCAGGACTCATATCATTAAAAAATGAAAATTATAAAGGCTCTATAAAAATAGGTGATATTGAACTCTCTACAATAGAAAAAGATGATTTATATAAAAAAATAGTTGTAGTTGATCATAACAGTTATTTATTTGAAGGCACTGTATATGATAACTTAAAAATGGCAGGAAGCACTATCACAGAAAGAAAGATGAATGAAGCATTAAAAAAAGTGGAGCTTTATGATTTTTTACAAACTGAAGACGGACTTAATACAAAGATAATGGAGAAAGCTTCCAATCTATCTGGAGGACAAAAACAGAGATTAGCATTAGCAAGGGCTATACTTTTTAATGCTGATATATATATATTTGATGAGGCTACTTCTAATGTTGATGTTGAAAGTGAGGAGAGCATTATGGAGATTATAAGAGATATTGCTAAAGAGAAGACAGTTATATTAATATCTCATAGACTTTACAACTGCATACCTTCAGACAAGATATATTTCTTAAAAGACGGCGTTATAGAGGAAGAAGGCACGCATAATGAATTGATGAGTATAAATGGAGAGTATGCGAGAATATTTAATGAACAAACAAATTTAGAGAGCATAACAAAAGGAGAGAGTCTAAGCATAGCGATATAA
- a CDS encoding PTS fructose transporter subunit IIABC encodes MLKDVITLDCINIDLKGQTKSEIIDEMVDILYNNGKLNDREEYKKEILKREAQSSTGMEEGIAIPHGKTDAVKIPTVAIGISKKGVDYESLDGKPSHLFFMIAAPANSNNSHIELLSKITTLLLEDDIREALINAKSKEEVLDILIKNAEKDNENSSLNQETNNDSYQVLAVTACPTGIAHTYMAADALLKKGKELGITIKVETNGSSGVKNELTKEEIKNAKGIIVAADKNVAMERFAGKNVDIVGVKEAIKDPERLINNAINQTAPIYHSSEDNTQSSNKFAKKPKTGVYKHLMSGVSNMLPFVVGGGILIAFSFMFGINASNPNDPSYNYFAKLLNDIGGGNAFFLMVPVMAGFIGMSIADRPGFAPAMVGGLISLNSGGGFLGGLIGGFLGGYITLLLKKVFNKLPESLDGIKPVLLYPLFGIFITGAIMYLFIVNPIAAINTGLSNFLKNLGTGNLILLGALLGAMMSTDMGGPINKAAFTFGIAMIASGQYAPHAAVMAGGMVPPLGIALATTIFRNKFSADERDAGKTCYVMGLSFITEGAIPFAASDPIRVIPSCMIGAAISGALSMAFHIELRAPHGGIFVLPIVNNPIMYLLAIVIGSVVTAVLLGFIKKPVNE; translated from the coding sequence ATGTTAAAAGATGTTATAACTTTAGATTGTATAAATATAGATTTAAAGGGACAAACAAAATCAGAAATTATAGATGAAATGGTAGACATTCTCTATAATAACGGCAAATTAAATGACAGAGAAGAGTATAAAAAAGAAATATTAAAGAGAGAAGCTCAAAGCTCAACAGGAATGGAAGAAGGAATAGCAATACCTCATGGTAAAACTGATGCTGTAAAGATTCCTACAGTTGCAATAGGTATTTCTAAAAAAGGTGTTGATTATGAATCATTAGACGGTAAGCCTTCACATTTATTTTTTATGATAGCAGCACCAGCAAATTCTAATAATTCTCATATTGAATTATTATCAAAAATAACAACACTTCTTCTTGAAGATGATATTAGAGAAGCACTTATCAATGCAAAAAGTAAAGAAGAAGTATTGGATATATTAATAAAGAATGCTGAGAAAGATAATGAAAACTCATCATTAAATCAAGAAACTAATAACGATTCATATCAAGTATTAGCAGTAACAGCATGCCCTACAGGAATAGCACATACTTATATGGCAGCAGATGCCTTACTTAAAAAAGGTAAAGAACTTGGTATTACTATCAAAGTAGAAACTAATGGTTCAAGCGGTGTAAAAAATGAACTTACAAAAGAAGAGATAAAAAATGCAAAAGGAATAATAGTAGCAGCTGATAAAAATGTTGCTATGGAGAGATTTGCTGGAAAGAATGTTGATATAGTAGGAGTAAAAGAGGCAATAAAAGACCCTGAAAGATTAATAAACAATGCCATAAATCAAACAGCTCCTATATATCATAGCAGTGAAGATAACACTCAATCTTCAAATAAATTTGCTAAGAAACCAAAAACAGGAGTATATAAACATTTAATGTCAGGAGTATCAAATATGCTTCCATTTGTTGTAGGCGGAGGTATATTGATAGCATTTTCATTTATGTTTGGTATTAATGCAAGCAACCCTAATGATCCTTCATACAATTATTTTGCTAAGCTTTTAAATGACATTGGAGGAGGAAATGCATTCTTTCTAATGGTTCCTGTAATGGCAGGATTTATTGGTATGAGTATTGCTGACAGACCTGGTTTTGCTCCTGCTATGGTTGGAGGATTAATTTCTTTAAATAGCGGCGGCGGATTTTTGGGCGGTTTGATAGGCGGATTCTTAGGAGGATATATCACTCTTTTATTAAAAAAAGTATTTAATAAATTGCCTGAAAGTTTGGACGGAATTAAGCCTGTTTTATTATATCCTTTATTTGGTATATTTATTACTGGTGCTATAATGTATTTATTCATTGTTAATCCAATAGCTGCAATCAATACAGGACTTTCTAATTTCTTGAAAAACTTAGGTACAGGAAACTTAATATTATTAGGTGCTTTGCTTGGTGCTATGATGTCCACTGATATGGGAGGCCCTATAAATAAAGCTGCTTTCACATTCGGTATAGCAATGATAGCTTCTGGTCAATATGCTCCTCATGCTGCTGTTATGGCTGGAGGTATGGTTCCTCCTTTGGGTATAGCATTAGCTACTACAATATTTAGAAATAAATTCTCTGCTGATGAAAGAGATGCTGGAAAAACTTGTTATGTTATGGGGCTTTCATTTATTACTGAAGGAGCTATACCATTTGCTGCTTCTGACCCTATAAGAGTTATTCCTTCTTGTATGATAGGTGCTGCAATTTCTGGGGCTTTATCTATGGCTTTTCATATAGAATTAAGAGCTCCTCATGGTGGTATATTTGTTTTGCCTATAGTTAATAATCCTATAATGTATTTGCTTGCTATAGTAATAGGTTCTGTAGTTACAGCGGTACTTCTTGGATTTATTAAAAAGCCTGTTAATGAATAA